The following proteins are co-located in the Castanea sativa cultivar Marrone di Chiusa Pesio chromosome 8, ASM4071231v1 genome:
- the LOC142608275 gene encoding WUSCHEL-related homeobox 3, giving the protein MSPAASSRWCPTPEQLMILEEMYRSGIRTPNASQIQKITTHLSFYGKIEGKNVFYWFQNHKARDRQKLRRKLSRQLQLQHQQQQQQQQQQQQQLYYYQLNQQNHQFQGYLDYSTGSSTLPQFPYDISNSFLPQGGGGVASTQVLNYTWKEDIPQRLEMEKMYGHDWMMMETGPSSPPCTRPLQTLELFPITATNLKEEGTTSKQF; this is encoded by the exons aTGTCCCCAGCAGCCTCTTCAAGATGGTGCCCAACCCCAGAGCAACTCATGATCTTGGAAGAGATGTACAGAAGTGGGATTAGAACTCCCAATGCTTCTCAGATACAAAAGATCACAACCCACCTCTCTTTCTATGGCAAGATTGAAGGCAAGAATGTGTTCTACTGGTTTCAGAACCACAAGGCAAGGGACAGACAGAAACTCAGAAGGAAACTCAGTAGGCAATTGCAGCTACAgcatcagcagcagcagcagcaacaacaacaacaacaacagcaactcTATTATTATCAACTCAATCAGCAAAATCACCAATTTCAAGGCTACCTCGACTACTCTACTGGTTCTTCTACTCTTCCACAATTTCCTTATGACATTTCAAATAGCTTTCTTCCTCAG GGAGGAGGTGGAGTTGCATCAACACAAGTGCTGAACTACACGTGGAAGGAGGATATTCCACAGAGGTTGGAGATGGAGAAAATGTACGGCCATGATTGGATGATGATGGAAACGGGTCCAAGTTCTCCACCTTGCACTAGACCCCTCCAAACTCTAGAACTCTTCCCTATCACAGCCACTAATCTCAAAGAAGAGGGCACCACATCCAAGCAATTCTAA
- the LOC142606041 gene encoding uncharacterized protein LOC142606041 yields MAFHSKNEALMCKVFLSSLGLVAMRWFVALEEGSIKSFEELIQAFGARFITCSRVPKSLDSLLSMAMREGETLKTYSNRYWETFNEIDGDFEDVAIRTFKVVLPTEHDLRKSLTMKPARSMHQLMDRIDEHKQVKEDQTQQKGKAKVFPKRDP; encoded by the coding sequence ATGGCTTTTCACTCCAAAAATGAGGCTCTCATGTGCAAGGTCTTCCTTTCCAGCCTCGGCcttgttgctatgagatggttcgtTGCTCTAGAAGAGGGTTCGATAAAATCTTTCGAAGAGCTAATCCAAGCATTTGGAGCAAGGTTTATAACGTGTAGTAGAGTTCCCAAGTCCTTGGATTCTCTACTATCCATGGCAATGAGAGAGGGTGAGACTCTTAAGACCTACTCAAATAGGTATTGGGAAAcatttaatgagatagatggggATTTTGAAGATGTGGCCATAAGAACATTTAAGGTAGTGCTTCCAACAGAGCATGATTTAAGGAAGTCATTGACGATGAAACCTGCTCGCAGCATGCATCAACTCATGGACCGCATTGATGAGCATAAACAGGTTAAGGAAGACCAGACGCAACAAAAGGGTAAGGCCAAGGTGTTTCCAAAAAGGGATCCTTAA